A region of the Phaseolus vulgaris cultivar G19833 chromosome 11, P. vulgaris v2.0, whole genome shotgun sequence genome:
aatgtattataattaaaattcataaaaaagtaaatatttaatttataaatcatattctattattattattataaattatttatattactatataaaaatattttaaatacttgATCCTttattaaaatactaaaatttgttttaaaaaataaagatagaaaagatgagctttaaattatttttttaagataaaagaaatattgaaaacCAAACTATCTTCTTAGATAACAAGGAAATGTGTTTTCGTACTTTcattacattaaaatatatacatatttataagttttataattttattatttttgtaaataaataaataaattaatacaatttaatatatatatatatataattttctaaaaataatattaaaaaattatataactattatttttaaaaatataaattatttaattatttattttattaaataaataaataaatttttttaaggataaaaatattcaaaatgacaagaaattattaaatagtgtATCTCTTTATACAATAGTgtagataaatttttaaaaatactataaaataatatgattattttaatttatatttagagCACTTCATATAATCTTTAATTGAGTAACAATTAGAGTACTTCATATaatctttaataaaatttgATGGGTGTACGTAACTTTAGATTTCATAATCTTAAtgatgaaataaatataaacaataaaataaatgtagtattatatcatttaaattaaaaaactctTTCCATGGAAAAAATTAAAAGCCTGTGAGGAGAGAAATTGTTAAGTAATCTTATACTACcacttattatttattatggTTCAGTCAATCTTTAtctaaaatgtaattaaatatcattaactattttattttacatctaaaattttaaatcagGTCAAAAGTTAATAGAAGTTTTCTTCATCTCATTATCCCTAGTAATGGATCAAGTGGAGGTAATGTGAAATGGGCTCATGAAGATCTCTTCAGCTTGCTTCAAAAACCACATGATTTCTAAATGCACCTCCAAAACattgtttatctttttttcaTCCTAATCCACTTTAAAAAGTTTAGAGATTGatggttttttcttttttatctaatttacacataaaagtattttatatttatataaaaaatataaattattttggatACTGACTGTTGAACACttaatcttaataaaatatttttacataaagattaaaataaagaataatacGTTATGTATAATCAGAAATCCAAAATGAATGTTTTCTTTTACATGAAgcactaaattaaataaagtacAATTATTACTTTCACTAGGCATGTAGGAATTGAAGAGTGATATTAAACATAAGAAAGTAATAGTAAAGGTATTAAATATAAGAATCCAATTTAACATTATTATAACTAAAgctataaaaataaatgttacaaGGACATTCACAATAACTATTTCAAATCCATACATATAATTTACTATGGGTTGAAGatagactagaagagaagattGAGTTGCCTACAATAGCATGAGACCTTCAATCAAATTCCTTAAAAAGTGTttgtagatatttttttttcatgttactTAACTTTTTTATTGGGTTTTTGACTATCAtggtgttatttttttttttctttttaccaaaatggggttcctttttaaaaaattacaaatttaggcaaatCGTGCCAATTCGGTatgacttcatatgcacaaatcgttacaattagacacgactttgtcatgtcatactaaagtcgtgccaacttgtcacgacttctgccacgtcatatttttattttttttaattgtttatatattgggtagtaagttatgtaatgttaaaaattaatttgatacataattttctaagagtgttagttttaaggaacaaaaaattggataatcgtgtatgaatcatgtttgaattgaatgaataaatacatagataaagaaaataaatgctctaagagtgttatgaataaataaatacatagataaagaaaatgaggaaattaataatcaaacttgaattgaattttattattaagctTGTTTGTGCGGACAATTGTTTCTATTGTGACCTTTCATTttacaatatgaacatttttttggctTATTTGGAATTGAATCATCCATTTCTTTACGAATGCGTTGAGTGCTAGGTCTTCCTGATTTATGTCGACGCATGATGAGGTCAGGTAAGAAATTTGGTCCCGTGTAAGTAAACCAATAATCCTGATTTCGAACTGGATTAAATTGGACCTCATAAGCCTTTAAAATATTGTGCAAACTATATACTGTGACCTTTTAAATAACGACATTTGTggcccaatatataaacaataaaatttttaaaaaataaaaaattatgacatgGCAGAATCGTGTCTAATTGGGatgatttgtgcatatgaagtcgtgccgaattggtacgacttgcctaaatttgtaattttttttaaacggacctcattttagtaaaaaacaaaaaaaaataactcatcatggtaaaaaaacctttttttatttctattaaatataagattttaacttatatttgGATTGTTAACAAATCTTCATGCAAACTGCAACAAAAAGTCATACTTCTAACTTAGTTGTGAAGGTATACTATTTTTGTTAGTGACATTTGTCACAATCCTAGAAGGAATTTAACACCAAAATGAGTTTAtccatttgaaatttttttactCTAAACCTACCTATCTAAGTGAATGAATAGGTAGGTAGGTATGTCTTCAATTCTCCCACCACTCATGTATAAACTGCATCAATATCCAGTTGTTAAACACACAAAAAAGAATAATGTAAAAATACTAAACTGGTTTCAAGTATATGTCTGAAATTTTGGATAAATTACTCTGAACTGTGTTTGaaaaatgatgatgatgatgtttGAAAAAAGAAGTCTTGGTTGACTTAAAATTTGAAAGCTTGTGCACTTGCATGTGTGCAAGGAATAATCCCAACTCTGAATTAGTTAGGTAGAACTTACTAATAATTGCTTAACAATAATGGCTTGCTACACATCATTGAAGAAgctaatatattattttcatagaAACTAGTTGCTATCTGTGAAGGAAAAGAATAATCAGATTTTCAGTTTCTATCTCCTGCCCactaaaaaagaaatattatccTTTAAGAAATACTGGTTTGAAAGTGTCAATGAAAATGAAGTTTTCCTTAGCAAATACTATTGTAAGAGACTCCAATGAGTCCACAATTGTCATTTGATTCTTTGCCATTTTGTCTAATTAGGCTGCTATAATTTTCTCAATAGTGTGGGTATGTTTATAAGGGgaaagagaattttttttttttttttttgaaattgaacagttttaaaattatattaatatttttcaatttttcttaaGAACACCCTTATGCCACACTGCACCTTTTCACCAACAAACAGATaagaaaaaacaatttgttTAAACTGTTTATGATGTCTTCTGATTATAATGTAGCATGGTTGATAAATTTATACTCTTTTACAATTACTTGAAAAGTGATAATTGACTTAATAATTCAAGAACTAGCATGCCAGCGAATGGCCAACTTATAATTCatcttaatataattattaaagtaGTTCGTAGGTGAAGTCAAATCCAATCTTTTTCACGTTACAcgttttctttctctcttcctttttctgctcttttctttttgttttgttattgcAGTTTAGCAGGCTTGTGATGCAAAGTTAACCAACATTTTATTCGATTCCATCTGTTTCTTTCTTCTACCAATATATGTCTTTGTATCTTGTTTGGCAAGTAAAACAAGAGTAGCCTTATATTGCACAGATTTTAGAAACTTCATTCACAATTATATTTGACAGTGAATTTCAATGGGGAAAGGAGGTGGTTGCTTTCCAAGCAAGACAAAGGCACCAATTTCTGGATCAGAAAAGGATCCAGTTAGTGTTGAAAGGGCAATCCCAGAAAATGATCCAAGTAGCACAATTCAAGAGGGGTCAGCAACAGCACCAGCACCAGCACCTGAAGCAGTGAAAAAGCTGAAAGTTTTCATTGTGTTCTACTCAACTTATGGCCATGTGGAGTCATTGGCAAGGTCCTTGAAGAAAGGGGTGGATTCAATTGAAGGAGTTGAAGGGGTGTTGTATCGTGTGGTTGAGACACTTCCTAAGGAGGTCTTGCAACAGATGAAGGCACCTGAGAAGGATGATACGGTTCCACTCATTTCTGCTGACAAGTTGGTGGAGGCTGATGGCTTGCTGTTTGGATTTCCAACAAGGTATGGCAGCATGGCAGCACAGATGAAGGCGTTTTTCGATTCAACAGGTCAGTTGTGGAAAGAGCAGAAGCTAGCTGGGGTGCCTGCTGGCTTCTTTGTCAGCACTGGCACTCAGGGTGGAGGTCAAGAAACCACAGCGTAAGAACACCTTTATTTTCTgccttcattttattttcttcaatacAAGTTCACAAGTTTCTCTATGCTGATAAATTAAATGATTGAGTTTAATTAGAATGAATGCAGTATCTGTAGAGTATATAAACCCTGATTGTTATTCCATTGTTAAGTCTTATCTGCTTAGAACTTATAACTAGTGGTACAAAACGGGTTCTAGTCAGCCTTTAGCAGAAGTTGTTCTTCTGTATCATAATTAGTTGTAAACTATTTTTGAACTGCTTTGAATTTAGCAAACCTTGTTTGAAAATATTCCTGTCCTGTTAGAAACAATTCATCAAAAACcgggagaataagttgtctgcAATACCATATGCACTGTTGGTTAGTCTCAATCAGTATTTTTAGTTGATCTGGAATCTCCAACACAATTATATTGAGATCTTGATATGttcaataaacttttattaagaAAGACTCTgaatgactctgatatcatattaagaagtggacttaagtctaattcaatcttACAAAACTAATCTCATAAAATgtctttattttagttgaaatttgTAATGAGTTCATAGTTGATGTGAGTGAATAAAGGTAGTAGTATTGTTGTTATTTTGATGGTAACATAATGTTGTAAATGGTGAGCATCATGATTGGGAGACAGACCAACAATGAATAACATGCCTTTTTACGACTATTATTATAGTTGGACAGCAATCACACAGTTAGTCCACCATGGGATGCTCTATGTTCCTATTGGTTATACCTTTGGTGCTGGAATGTTCGAAATGGACTCAATCAGAGGTGGGTCTCCATATGGAGCTGGAGTTTTTGCTGGCGATGGCTCAAGGCAAGCTAGTCAAACAGAACTTGCCCTTGCAGAGTATCAAGGAAAACACATGGCCACAATAGTCCACAAGTTAAGCCACTAAAACTTAGCTTTTCTACCATCAAAACCTCTCAAAATTCTCATTCAATGTTAAGAGTATTTTCAAATGTTGTGTTTAGTATTTCTACAAAATTAATCAGCACAAGACAAATGTTAAGATCAACACACTTTCTAATATTCTTTAACACATTGTTGATGGTTGAAATTATTAGAAAGCTGTGCTGTTATCATTCATTATGATGATATTCATGAATTGTACACAATGTAAACTTGATGTTCTTGATTCTGTTATGTTTAATACATTTTATAATTGAGGTTTACTTGGTGGGGATTCACAAATTAACAGTGTCTTTCCAGAAATAGAGGATACATAGTTTAACGAACTGCAGAAAGTGGTCCAAGTAATTCCATGGAAAATGGATGAGTAGGATGTGACCTTCAAAATCTATGTTGCGATTGGTATATAGGAATTGGTGGATTACTGGATTCAAACATGAAGTGGTGTGAAACTGCCTCATCACTAATGATTGAGAGACTCCCTAATTGGTTCTTTTCATGGCCAAAAACTAAAGTAAATTAAAGAGAAGCtcataaatcaaaatatgaaagGAAAATGTTACTTGAAACTATATCAATCaaacaaaaattcataaatttaaagaaaaatattattttgataactGTATGGTAAAAGACACCGGTTTACATCTATCATGTGTGTGAtacaatacaattttaaaatcatctaattttaataaaaaattatttttctcctCAATTATAATCTGATATATGATTGTAAAAGTATtacttaatataaaataataaatatatcttatttattaagaaatgggttttaagcctaactcaacatcataaaaccggctcataaggtatatgttatgggtggtccAATAAACCCAACAGATACTCGTTAGGATAGGTTCAAAATGATTCTGATACTATGTTaggaagtggactttaagcctaactcaacctcataaaatcgactcataaggtgaggtttgcacccgtttatatataataaaatgtccTCATTTCTAGTCAATGCGGAGATCTccaacattattatttttttttaagttaatttacaATCATACATAAAAGATTATAACTTAACATGTTAGAGATTTCACTCTTACAAAATTGAGTTTGAATTAAAATTTCTATAACACTGtaacatgaaataaaatttaaagtacCTCTTACTTAATAAGCAAGAGACCAATTTTACAAATTATTGCTACATATTGGAGTTAAACCCTcctaaacctttttttttttatcatttacagCACTCTTTGACATCAAATCCATGACTTAAAATAACTGTGAGATTCGAGTTTttcaaaagacaaaaaaaaatattttttatcatgttGGAAGCaaaaatccatttttttttctaaaccacaaaatttaaaaatataatttttattttttacttttttactttttttttaagagGGTCAAAATGATTCATTAATCTAACTTATAGTCGAATCGAAATTAAGCAACTTATTTAAGACATGAATTAACCTACACAAATTATTTAAGTGATTTATCAAGTTGGATCAACTACCCATTTTAgtgaaaaacaaattaaatgaaaatattctcatgtgttataaattataaaaaaatattcattaatcTAACTTATAGTCGAATCGAAATTAAACAACTTATTTAAGATATGAATTAACCAACACAAATTATTTAAGTGATTTATCAAGTTGGATCAACTACCCATTTAAGCGAAAAACAAATTAACTGAAAATATTCTCATgtcttataaattataaaaaaaattacatcatttttattaacaataaaatgaTTACGTAATTTGTTTgtagtttgataaaaaaaatattatatatatataattctgtAAGAGATACTTTGGATGcaatttcttacaattttatcctttaaataaatacacacaataaaaaattatttaaaaaaaaatttaaaaaaaaagtatttatttttataattatttttaaattggaaGACTATATTGTTACCATttataccaataaaaaaataatgaaattggttttttaaggataaaatattatgatataaaactaaaacaaataattgtaaaaaatatatcttttatatgtataggaaatatatagataaataaaattatatatatatatatatattaataattaaaaaaatgaaaaaatggtTCCCTCTGTTCTATCACATGTTGAATCAAAGTGGGTGGTTCCAATTTTTAAACCTTAGATATCATGTCAAGATATTTATACctgtaatttattaaatatttttaccaTTCCTAGCTATTCTccaatgaaaaatatatatttaggaAAGTTCTAAAATAAATGGGAAATGGAAAACTCTAAAATATAAttggaattaaaaaattatggagGTGCTGGGAGAGCTAAAGGAGGTGCAGAATGAGCCCAAAGTGAAATAAGCTAAAGCCCGTGTGAATGGACTCTGAATTGGGCCATAGGGGCTCGAGTCCATTAAAAATGGGGAAAATGATAATTTTGATGAATCAAGGGGGTTAAAAAGGTAATTTATGAAAGATGAGGTAGAAGAAGACGCTGTGAAAGTCTGCGATTGACTAGCAGTGGAGAGAGGTGTGGCAGTGTTGTTGGTAGCAATGTCGAAGCTCATCTTCGTCTTCCTCGCCTTCATTCCTCTTCTCTGCACTTCCTTCTCCCCAGAGCGTCCCTCAGATCGGCGTGTCCTCGTTTTGCTCGATGATTTCGCCGTCAAATCCTCCCACTCTCTTTTTTTCAACTCCCTCAAATCTCGAGGCTTCGATCTCCACTTCCACCTCGCCGATGACCCCAAAATTGCGCTCCAGAGATACGGCCAGTACCTCTACGACGCCCTAATTCTCTTTTCCCCCACCATTGAACGTGAGTTTTCCACTCCCCACCCCCCATTGCTATGTTTTGTCCCTTTCCCCGAAAGCTTTTGAGATCTTgatttgtgttgctattttgcaAGTGGGTCTCGAGGATGTGCGGTTTCTGTCTTGTATGTGTTTCAAAAATTTTACTTTTAGCTAGCTAAAACGAAGGTGTTTTAATAGGTTTTGGAGGATCCGTTGATGCTGCTGCAATTTTGGATTTTGTTGATTCGGGTCATGATTTGATTGTTGCTGCTGATAGCAATGCATCTGATTTAATAAGGGAAATCGCCGTCGAGTGTGGAGTGGACTTCGATGAGGTGCTTGCGaacaatttgattttattagCTGAATTGATTTTTTGTGCATGGTTTTCCTCTAGTGTGGTGGTCGTGTTACAGTCATGTGCTATACTATGGTCCTGTAATTTGCTTAGTTGTTGTTATTTGTGTGCTTATTTTGACATTTTCATCTCAAACGATAGGGATGCGAATCCAaaatgaaattaagaaaaaaatttctgAGTTTGAGGCCTGGAGGAACCTCTAGAAATGAGTGTGAGAATAATAGATTTTCTAAATACTCTTTGCCTGCATCCTTCTTTCTATCCATTAACATATATGCCAAACTACACCCACACAAACATAACGGTTTCTGACAGAATGACAAGCATAATGAAATAggagaaaatagaaaatttgCAATACATGAATTAATGGACTAACCATCACAACCATGAGGGGACATAGTCGTTCTCTTAGGCCTCTCATCCTCAGTAAGATCAGTAGCCTCACTCCCCGTCAATGGACTTTGACCAATTGGGCCTGAGTTGCTATTAGTGTTGCTATAATTTCCTTAGGTTTATGTTATTTTGGCGCATTCAACTTTCAAGTCCTACACTTTGCTTCTGTATTTTTTCTAGGATCCAGCTTCCATGGTTGTGGATCATTCTGGATATGCAGTATCTGCTACTGAAGGGGATCATACGTTGATTGCTAGTGATGATTTTATCAAGTCTGACGTGATATTGGGAAGCAAAAAGATCGAGGCAAGTGaattgttaattttgttaagAACTGTGTTGTGCACAACGAGTGTTGTTGGAAGCACTAACATTATTTTATCTATGCTAGCACTACTGTTTGAGTTCATAAGTTTGTGTTTTTTCCTTTGCCCTTTTTGTCCTTTTTCTAAATGGGGTGAGATTTGTATGTTACTGGCAAATGCTTCTTGCACACTGCAGTGTTCTTTTCTGAATTTTCTCATTACTTATGACAGGCTCCAGTACTTTTCCAGGGGATTGGCCATTCACTAAATCCTACCAATAGCCtggtaatatttatttatcacaGTTCGCATGTTGGCAGTAGCCATATTGCATTTATAAGTTTACATTAGTTTGGTTACACTTTTTCTTGTGTTTCAATCCAGGTGTTGAAAGCACTCTCTGCATCTCCTTCAGCTTTTTCTGCTAACCCAAAATCTAAACTGACAAGTCCTCCGTCACTCACTGGATCTTCGATCTCGTTAGTTTCAGTTATACAGGTATATTATTTCATCCTCCACTTTTATTGGTTGTGTGCGTGTGTGTATTTTACTGCCCTCATTTGTTTATTTCTGGTTGTCTTTTAACATACCCTAGCTCTTATGTTTTTGAACTACACAAGCAAGGCCTGATTCTTAATGTTATTTTCATTCCTTTAATTGCTATTACCCTTACAATTTACAGTAGTTATACATACAAAAATAGTTTCAAACTATCCGTTGTTAAGTTTACAGAATACAATAACCTGTTTCACAAAAtgtgttaaaaacatttttctgttCATTGCATGTTTTTTAGGACTTTAATTGGGAACCCATGCAATAATTCCTCATGTATTCTCCTCTTATTCTTTTTGGTAGGCAAGAAATAATGCCCGGATATTGATCTCTGGCTCATTGAGCATGTTCAGCAACCGGTAAGGAAACTCACTAGTTTATCAGGGTTGTTTTGTACTTACTAATATGTAAGATCTGAAGCTCATTTTTCTGTAAACCGGAATTTTTCTGCAGATTTTTCAGGTCAGGTGTGCAGAAGGCTGGGAGTCCAACCAAGTGAGTAAAGAATTAAGCCTTTTCTATCAGTGATATTGCATAATTCTTGCACTACGTCTAACATACTGTGGACTGTCTTTCCCACctaaaatttgattttagtgAAATAGTTTCAGCAAAGAAATACTTGCTAATGCTTTTTGGAATAACAGGCATGAAAAGTCAGGTAATGAGCAGTTCTTCACTGAACTTAGCAAATGGGTTTTCCATGAAAGAGGTCACCTCAAGGTAAGAAAAAAGATGCGACAGACAATTTTATTGTCATTGTTCATTTATGTGATATTTCACGTCTCATTTAGCATCATTACTACTAGTTAGGATGTTTATGCTTCATGTTTTGACATATAGGCAGTCCACATGCAACATCACAAAGTTGGGGAAGCTAATGAACCAGCCATCTATAGGATCAATGATGATTTGGTAATTAAAATGTCCAAATTCTGATATATTGTTTGTCATGTTTTCTCTAATTAATACATTGCTTTTGGTTGCCACTCATTTGTCCAATCTTGTTGTAAAGGAATTCTCTGTTGAAATTTTCGAGTGGTCTGGGACATCTTGGGAGCCTTACGTAGCTGATGATGTTCAAGTGCAATTTTACATGATGAGCCCCTATGTCTTGAAGACTTTATCAACTAATGGGAAGGTGCTTTTGAATTTCCTAATGGCTATACTCTTGTATTCTTCTCTAATAAACTCAGCAAAGTTCACTAGATTGTGTAATCTCTTTCAGGGCCATTACTTCACATCATTTAAGGTTCCAGATGTCTATGGGGTTTTCCAATTCAAGGTTGAGTACGAAAAACTAGGATATACAAGCTTATCTCTATCAAAGCAGGTAAT
Encoded here:
- the LOC137833038 gene encoding probable NAD(P)H dehydrogenase (quinone) FQR1-like 2, whose translation is MGKGGGCFPSKTKAPISGSEKDPVSVERAIPENDPSSTIQEGSATAPAPAPEAVKKLKVFIVFYSTYGHVESLARSLKKGVDSIEGVEGVLYRVVETLPKEVLQQMKAPEKDDTVPLISADKLVEADGLLFGFPTRYGSMAAQMKAFFDSTGQLWKEQKLAGVPAGFFVSTGTQGGGQETTAWTAITQLVHHGMLYVPIGYTFGAGMFEMDSIRGGSPYGAGVFAGDGSRQASQTELALAEYQGKHMATIVHKLSH
- the LOC137833049 gene encoding dolichyl-diphosphooligosaccharide--protein glycosyltransferase 48 kDa subunit, giving the protein MSKLIFVFLAFIPLLCTSFSPERPSDRRVLVLLDDFAVKSSHSLFFNSLKSRGFDLHFHLADDPKIALQRYGQYLYDALILFSPTIERFGGSVDAAAILDFVDSGHDLIVAADSNASDLIREIAVECGVDFDEDPASMVVDHSGYAVSATEGDHTLIASDDFIKSDVILGSKKIEAPVLFQGIGHSLNPTNSLVLKALSASPSAFSANPKSKLTSPPSLTGSSISLVSVIQARNNARILISGSLSMFSNRFFRSGVQKAGSPTKHEKSGNEQFFTELSKWVFHERGHLKAVHMQHHKVGEANEPAIYRINDDLEFSVEIFEWSGTSWEPYVADDVQVQFYMMSPYVLKTLSTNGKGHYFTSFKVPDVYGVFQFKVEYEKLGYTSLSLSKQIPVRPFRHNEYERFIPAAYPYYGAAFSMMAGFFIFTAVHLYSK